The window GCTGGCCGCCGCACCGAAACTGGCCGGCGCCGCCGCCGGGGTGAAAATGGACCCGACCTGGGCCGTCGCCCTAGCCTTCGATACGCCGCTGGATACACCCATCGAAGGCTGCTTCGTGCAAGACAGCCCGCTCGACTGGCTGGCGCGCAACCGCAGCAAACCCGGGCGCGACAACACCCTCGACACCTGGGTGCTGCACGCCACCAGTGCCTGGAGCCGGCAACACATCGACCTGCCCAAGGAAGCGGTGATCGAGCAACTGCACGGTGCGTTCGCCGAACTGTTGCACAGCGCCATGCCCGCGCCGACCTTCAGCCTCGCCCACCGCTGGCTCTACGCCCGGCCTGCAACCGGCCACGAATGGGGCACGCTGGCGGATGCCGATCTGGGCTTGTACGCCTGCGGCGACTGGTGCCTGTCCGGGCGCGTTGAGGGTGCCTGGCTCAGCGGCCAGGAAGCCGCTCGCCGTTTGCACGAACACCTGCAGTGAACCGCCTCAATCCGCAAAAACTGCTGCTGTCGAAATGGACAGCAGCCCACCCGCAGAACCGCGAAAAGCATTTTCTGGTCACCGAACTGATCCGTGATGAGGACGGCACGGTGCTGGAAGTTGAACTGCAAGCGGTGTTGACCAAACGTGCCGAACGACTCGATTGGCACAGCCTCAAAAACAGCGAACACTGGTTATTGGGTTGGCAATAGATCCCCTTGTAGGAGTGAGCCTGCTCGCGATGACAGTTTGTCAGTCAACACAAACATTGAATGCCCGACCGCGATCGCGAGCAGGCTCACTCCTCCAGAGATCGCATTCAACCTCAAAACTTATACAAATTGTTTGACTTGTACACCATTGAATCTATGCTAATAAAAAGTTGTACAGAGATCGTTCTGTGTACAGGTATAGATTTGAGGTGCCCATGTCCGAATCTTCCGCGCTCAAACCAAAGATAGCCATCAGCGCTTGCCTGCTGGGTGCCGAGGTGCGCTACAACGGCGGACACAAGGAATCGCGACTGTGCAGCCGCACGCTCGCTGAATATTTCGAATTCGTCCCGCTCTGCCCGGAAGTCTCCATCGGCCTGGGTATTCCCCGCGAGCCGATCCGCCTGGTCGGCGACCCACAAAACCCAGAAGCCATCGGCACCGTCAACCCGGCGATCAACGTCACCGCCCCCCTTGCCGAATACGGGCAAAAAATGGCTGCCGAACTCGATGACCTCTGCGGCTATATCTTCATGCAGCAATCACCGTCCTGCGGCCTCGAACGAGTCAAGGTCTATCACGCCAACGGCGCCCCGGTGAATGGCGGTGGACGCGGCATCTACGCCCAGGCTTTCTGCGCACAACACCCGGACCTGCCGGTGGAAGAAGCCGGACGCCTCAACGATCCGGTGCTGCGGGAAAACTTCATCACTCGCGTGCTCGCCTACAGCGCCTGGCAGCAAGTGCTCGCTCAAGGCTTGAGCCGCCGCGCGCTCACCGAATTCCACTCACGCTACAAATACCTGCTGATGGCCCACAACCCGCCGCAATACAAAGCGCTGGGCAAGCTGTTGGGCAACATGGCGCAGAGCGATCCCGCCGAACTCGGCCCGCGCTATTTCAGCCAACTGATGGCGGCACTGAAAAAATGCGCCACACGCGGTACTCACTGCAACGTGCTGCTGCACATCAGCGGCTATCTGAAACAGGCGATCAGCGCCGAAGATAAACAGGAAATGGTTCACGTCATCGGCCAGTACCGCCAAGGCATCGTGCCGCTGGTGGTGCCGCTGACGCTGCTCAAGCATCACTTCCGTCTCCATCCCGATCCATACATTGCGCAGCAGGTTTACCTACAGCCGCACCCGGAAAATCTCAGCCTGCGAAACGCCATTTGATGAACGACAAACTCGACACCAGCGCCCAGGAAGACCTCGGCGCCGACTTCAAGAAAGCCCTCGACGAAGGCTGGCTGCCGATTCGCGAAGTGGCGCGCCAGACTGGCGTCAATGCGATCACCCTGCGTGCATGGGAGCGCCGTTACGGCCTGGTCATCCCCCAGCGCACGCCCAAGGGGCACCGGTTGTATTCGGCCGAACATGTGCAACGCATCCTGACCATCCTCACTTGGCTCAATCGCGGCGTCGCGGTCAGTCAGGTCAAGCCGCTGCTCGACACGGCGCAGGCCTTCAGCGAACCGGTAGAAAATGACTGGCAACGCTTGCAACACGCGCTACTGGCGGCCGTTACCCAACTCGACGAACGCGCCCTCGACGACAGCGTCAATCAAGCCATGGCGCTCTACCCGCCGCGCACGCTGTGCGAGCAATTGCTACTGCCGCTGCTGGCCGAACTCGAACAGCGCTGGCAGGGCCAGTTCGGCGCGCAGATGGAGCAAGTCTTTTTTTATTCATGGTTACGCAGCAAATTCGGCGCACGCATCTACCATAACAATCGTCAATTGCACGCCGCCCCTCTGTTGCTGATCAATCATTCCGACCTGCCACTGGAACCTCATCTGTGGCTGTGCGCGTGGCTGATCAGCAGCGCCGATTGCCCGGTACAAGTGTTTGACTGGCCGGTGCCGGCCGGAGAGCTGGCACTGGCGGTCGAACATCTGCAAGCGCGCGGCGTACTGCTGTATTCCAGCAAAGCCATGCAGCCTGGGCAGTTGCCAAAACTTTTGGCTGGCGTCGGTTGCCCAAAAATGATCGTCGGACCAACGGTGTGCATCCACCACGCCGAGTTGTCCGTAAAAACTTGCGAGATGGCTGATCTGTACCTGGCTGAAGACGCGCTATCAGCGCACCAGGCACTCGTTCAGCGTGGGCAGATTTAATGGACGCGACGACTACCGATATGCAATTGATCTGGCTGCGCAGCGACTTGCGCCAACACGACAACACCGCCCTCGCGGCCGCCACAGCGCGCGGCCCGACGGTTGCTGTGTATCTGCTGAGCCCAGAGCAATGGCTTGAGCATGACGACGCGCCCTGCAAGGTCGACTTCTGGCTGCGCAACCTGACAGAGCTGAGCAACAGTCTCGTTCAATTGAACATTCCGTTGCTGATTCGTACGGCGGCGCATTGGGATCAGGCGCCGGCAGAGCTGCTCAAACTTTGTCGGCAACTGAATATCCAGGCGGTGCACGTCAACGAAGAATACGGCGTCCATGAAAGTCGTCGCGATGCCGCCGTTGCCGAGACATTGCAGGCCGAGGGCATCGAATTTCACAGCTACCTGGACCAATTGCTGTTCAAGCCCGGCACCGTGCTGACCAAGACCGGCACGTACTTTCAGGTGTTCAGCCAGTTCCGCAAAGTCTGCTACGAACGCCTGCACCGTTCGATGCCGGCGCTGGTGAAAACTCCCGGCAAACAATCGCCACTGAACATCGACAGTGACCCGATTCCTGCGGCGGTCAAAGGCTTTGCTACCCCGAGTGAGTCGCTGCGCGACTTGTGGCCGGCGGGCGAGCAGGAAGCCCGGCGGCGTCTCGACACCTTCGCCGACGCTCAGATCGACTACTACAAAAATGAACGCGACTTCCCGGCCAAACCCGGCACCAGTCAGCTTTCGGCCTATCTCGCAGCGGGCGTGATCTCGCCGCGCCAATGCCTGCACGCTGCCCTGCAAAGCAATCAGGGGGAATTCGAAAGCGGCAAGGTCGGTGCGGTCACGTGGATTAACGAACTGCTCTGGCGCGAATTCTATAAACACATTCTGGTCGGCTATCCACGGGTCTCGCGCCACCGCGCGTTCCGCCCGGAAACCGAAGCGCTGGCCTGGCGTGACGCGCCGGACGATCTGCTGGCGTGGCAAGAGGCGCGCACCGGCCTGCCGATCATTGATGCGTCGATGCGCCAATTGCTCGAAACCGGCTGGATGCACAATCGTCTGCGCATGGTCGTGGCGATGTTCCTGACCAAGAACCTGCTGATCGACTGGCGTGAAGGCGAACGCTTTTTCATGCGGCATCTGATCGATGGGGATCTGGCGGCGAACAACGGCGGCTGGCAATGGAGCTCGTCGACCGGCACCGATTCGGCGCCGTACTTCCGCATTTTCAACCCGCTGAGCCAGTCGGAAAAATTCGACAGCGAAGGCCTGTTCATCAAGCACTGGCTGCCGGAATTGGCCGACCTCGACAAAAAGCAGGTGCACAACCCGGCCAGCGCCGGCGGCTTGTTTGGCGTCGCGGATTATCCGCCCCCGATCGTCAACCTCAGCGCCTCGCGGGAACGCGCGCTAACCGCCTTCAAGAACCTGCCTTCACGTACGTCTATCGGAGAGGCCGATGAGTGATTTCCTGCGCAACTTCGCCCGGCAATTTTCAGCGTTGAACAAAGACAATCTGCAACGCCTGGGCGAGTTGTACAGCGACGACATTCATTTCACCGACCCGCTGCACGAAGTTCAGGGGCTGGCGCAACTGCGCGACTACTTCGCTGAGTTGTACGCCAATGTCAGCGAGCTGCGCTTCGATTTTCACGGCTTCGACCAGATCAGCGAGGGTGAAGGTTATCTGCGCTGGGTCATGAGTTACCGCCATCCGCGTCTGGCCAGTGGCAGGGAGATTCGTGTCGCAGGCTGCTCGCACCTGCTGTGGCGCGACAAGGTTTATCGCCATCGGGATTATTTCGATGCCGGGGCGTTGCTGTATGAACATTTACCCGTATTGGGCCGAGTGATCGCCTGGCTGAAAAGGAGAATGGGATGAGTCGTACAACTCCACGGCGTTATTGGCTGACCGGTGCCAGCAGTGGCATCGGTGCGGCTCTGGCTGAAGAGATTCTGAAAACCGGCGCGCACCTGGCCGTCAGTTCCCGCCAGGTCGCTGCACTCAAAGTGCTCTCGCAGCGTTATCCCGGGCAAGTGCTGGTGGTGCCGGGGGATTTGACCAACAGCCAGACCGTGCGCGAAATCGGCCAGCAGATTGCCGAGGATTGGGGCTCGCTGGACTCGGTGATCCTCAATGCCGGCACCTGTGAATATGTCGATGCCCGGCAATTCGATTCCTCCATCGTCGAACATGTGGTGCGCACCAATCTGCTCGCCAGCAGCTACTGCATCGAAGCCGCCCTGCCGCTGCTGCGCAAAGGCACGGCGCCGCATCTGGTCGGCATGGCCAGTTCGGTGACTTACCTGCCGCTGCCCCGGGCCGAAGCCTACGGAGCATCGAAGGCCGGGCTGCGTTATCTGTTCGAATCGCTGCGCATTGATCTGGCCGATGAGGGCATTGAAGTCACCGTGATCAGCCCGGGCTTTGTCGAAACACCGCTGACCGCCAAGAATGATTTTCCGATGCCGTTGAGCTGGCCTGTGGATAAAGCCGCGCGGCACATCTTCGCCAAACTCAAGGACCGTCCGCTGGAGATCGCATTTCCGGCGCTGTTCATGGCGGCGCTGTGGCCGTTGTCGAAACTGCCCGCCCGTGTGCAATTGATGATCGGCAAACGCATGGTGCGCAAACCACCGCCACTGCGGGATCCAGCATGAAAATAGCCATCGTCGGTAGCGGAATCGCCGGGCTGACCTGCGCCTACCTGCTCAATCGCCGGCATGACGTCACGGTGTTCGAGGCCAGCGACTGGGTCGGTGGCCACACGCACACCGTGCAAGTCACAGTCGAGGATCGCCAATACGCGGTGGACACCGGTTTTATCGTGTTCAACGACTGGACCTACCCGAACTTCATTCGCCTGCTGAGCCAGATCGGCGTGCGCTTCAAGCCGACCGAAATGAGTTTTTCGGTGAGTGATCCGGACACTGGCCTTGAGTACAACGGCAACAACCTCAACAGCCTGTTCGCCCAGCGCCGCAACCTGCTGTCGCCGGGCTTCTGGGGCATGCTGCGGGACATCCTGCGCTTTAATAAAGAAGCCCAGCGCGACCTCGCCGAACTGCGCATCGCCGCTGACATGACCCTCGACGATTACCTCAAGGCCGGCGGCTATGGCGAGCGCTTCATCCTGCATTACATCGTGCCGATGGGGGCGGCGATCTGGTCGATGCCGATGGCCGAGATGCTCAATTTTCCACTGCAGTTCTTTCTGCGTTTCTTCAAGAATCATGGCTTGCTGTCAGTCAGTGATCGCCCGCAATGGCAGGTCATCGAAGGTGGCTCCAGCGCCTACATCGCGCCGCTGACGGCAACGTTCAAGGACAAGATCCGCCTGAACTGCCCGGTGACTCGCGTTGATCGCGACGAACACGGCGTGGTTATCCACAGCCCGGCAGGTATCGAGCATTTCGACAAAGTGGTGTTCGCCTGTCACAGCGATCAAGCCCTGCAACTGCTCGCCAGCCCGAGCGACGCCGAACAGGCGATCCTCGGCGCCCTGCCCTACGCCGACAACGAAGTGGTGTTGCACACCGATACGCGTCTGCTGCCCAGACGCAAACTGGCGTGGGCGAGCTGGAATTTTCGTCTGAACGGCGCGGGCCATACGCATGCAGCCGTGACCTATGACATGAACATCCTGCAAGGGATCGAGAGCGACACCACGTTCTGCGTCAGCCTCAATCAGAGCGCCGGCATCAGCCCGTTCAAAGTGCTCGCCAAATACACCTACGCCCATCCGCAATTCAGCCTTGCCGCCGTCGCTGCG of the Pseudomonas sp. Seg1 genome contains:
- a CDS encoding SDR family NAD(P)-dependent oxidoreductase yields the protein MSRTTPRRYWLTGASSGIGAALAEEILKTGAHLAVSSRQVAALKVLSQRYPGQVLVVPGDLTNSQTVREIGQQIAEDWGSLDSVILNAGTCEYVDARQFDSSIVEHVVRTNLLASSYCIEAALPLLRKGTAPHLVGMASSVTYLPLPRAEAYGASKAGLRYLFESLRIDLADEGIEVTVISPGFVETPLTAKNDFPMPLSWPVDKAARHIFAKLKDRPLEIAFPALFMAALWPLSKLPARVQLMIGKRMVRKPPPLRDPA
- a CDS encoding DUF523 and DUF1722 domain-containing protein: MSESSALKPKIAISACLLGAEVRYNGGHKESRLCSRTLAEYFEFVPLCPEVSIGLGIPREPIRLVGDPQNPEAIGTVNPAINVTAPLAEYGQKMAAELDDLCGYIFMQQSPSCGLERVKVYHANGAPVNGGGRGIYAQAFCAQHPDLPVEEAGRLNDPVLRENFITRVLAYSAWQQVLAQGLSRRALTEFHSRYKYLLMAHNPPQYKALGKLLGNMAQSDPAELGPRYFSQLMAALKKCATRGTHCNVLLHISGYLKQAISAEDKQEMVHVIGQYRQGIVPLVVPLTLLKHHFRLHPDPYIAQQVYLQPHPENLSLRNAI
- a CDS encoding FAD-dependent oxidoreductase, which gives rise to MKIAIVGSGIAGLTCAYLLNRRHDVTVFEASDWVGGHTHTVQVTVEDRQYAVDTGFIVFNDWTYPNFIRLLSQIGVRFKPTEMSFSVSDPDTGLEYNGNNLNSLFAQRRNLLSPGFWGMLRDILRFNKEAQRDLAELRIAADMTLDDYLKAGGYGERFILHYIVPMGAAIWSMPMAEMLNFPLQFFLRFFKNHGLLSVSDRPQWQVIEGGSSAYIAPLTATFKDKIRLNCPVTRVDRDEHGVVIHSPAGIEHFDKVVFACHSDQALQLLASPSDAEQAILGALPYADNEVVLHTDTRLLPRRKLAWASWNFRLNGAGHTHAAVTYDMNILQGIESDTTFCVSLNQSAGISPFKVLAKYTYAHPQFSLAAVAAQNRWSELDGVHNTHYCGAYWANGFHEDGVVSALRVAAAFGETL
- a CDS encoding MerR family transcriptional regulator; its protein translation is MNDKLDTSAQEDLGADFKKALDEGWLPIREVARQTGVNAITLRAWERRYGLVIPQRTPKGHRLYSAEHVQRILTILTWLNRGVAVSQVKPLLDTAQAFSEPVENDWQRLQHALLAAVTQLDERALDDSVNQAMALYPPRTLCEQLLLPLLAELEQRWQGQFGAQMEQVFFYSWLRSKFGARIYHNNRQLHAAPLLLINHSDLPLEPHLWLCAWLISSADCPVQVFDWPVPAGELALAVEHLQARGVLLYSSKAMQPGQLPKLLAGVGCPKMIVGPTVCIHHAELSVKTCEMADLYLAEDALSAHQALVQRGQI
- a CDS encoding nuclear transport factor 2 family protein, which produces MSDFLRNFARQFSALNKDNLQRLGELYSDDIHFTDPLHEVQGLAQLRDYFAELYANVSELRFDFHGFDQISEGEGYLRWVMSYRHPRLASGREIRVAGCSHLLWRDKVYRHRDYFDAGALLYEHLPVLGRVIAWLKRRMG
- a CDS encoding TIGR02450 family Trp-rich protein, with translation MNRLNPQKLLLSKWTAAHPQNREKHFLVTELIRDEDGTVLEVELQAVLTKRAERLDWHSLKNSEHWLLGWQ
- the phrB gene encoding deoxyribodipyrimidine photo-lyase, whose protein sequence is MQLIWLRSDLRQHDNTALAAATARGPTVAVYLLSPEQWLEHDDAPCKVDFWLRNLTELSNSLVQLNIPLLIRTAAHWDQAPAELLKLCRQLNIQAVHVNEEYGVHESRRDAAVAETLQAEGIEFHSYLDQLLFKPGTVLTKTGTYFQVFSQFRKVCYERLHRSMPALVKTPGKQSPLNIDSDPIPAAVKGFATPSESLRDLWPAGEQEARRRLDTFADAQIDYYKNERDFPAKPGTSQLSAYLAAGVISPRQCLHAALQSNQGEFESGKVGAVTWINELLWREFYKHILVGYPRVSRHRAFRPETEALAWRDAPDDLLAWQEARTGLPIIDASMRQLLETGWMHNRLRMVVAMFLTKNLLIDWREGERFFMRHLIDGDLAANNGGWQWSSSTGTDSAPYFRIFNPLSQSEKFDSEGLFIKHWLPELADLDKKQVHNPASAGGLFGVADYPPPIVNLSASRERALTAFKNLPSRTSIGEADE